Proteins from one Natrinema salinisoli genomic window:
- a CDS encoding geranylgeranylglycerol-phosphate geranylgeranyltransferase — protein sequence MTAGETGRGLLELTRPVNVVAASVLTFIGAFVAGGVTEAPVAVAAAVGATALAVGAGNAINDYFDREIDRINQPERAIPRGAVSPRGALAFSIVLFAGAVVLALTLPPLAIAIATVNLLALIAYTEFFKGLPGLGNALVAYLVGSTFLFGAAAVEEIGPAVVLFVLAAVATLTREIIKDVEDIEGDREEGLNTLPIAIGERRALVVAAVLLVIAVLASPVPFLRGYFGVPYLLIVAPADAVMLFAAYESFDDPTASQSRLKYGMFLAALAFIVGRGALEMPGL from the coding sequence ATGACAGCCGGGGAGACGGGTCGCGGGTTGCTCGAGTTGACGCGGCCGGTGAACGTGGTCGCGGCGAGCGTGCTGACGTTTATCGGCGCGTTCGTCGCGGGTGGCGTGACCGAGGCGCCCGTCGCAGTCGCTGCAGCGGTCGGGGCCACGGCGCTGGCGGTCGGTGCGGGGAACGCGATCAACGACTACTTCGATCGGGAGATCGACCGGATCAACCAACCCGAGCGGGCGATTCCCCGCGGGGCGGTGAGCCCGCGCGGTGCGCTCGCGTTCAGTATCGTTCTCTTCGCCGGTGCGGTCGTCCTGGCGCTCACGCTGCCCCCGCTGGCGATCGCCATCGCGACGGTGAACCTCCTGGCGCTGATCGCCTACACGGAGTTCTTCAAGGGACTCCCCGGGCTCGGCAACGCGCTCGTCGCCTACCTCGTCGGCAGCACGTTCCTCTTCGGGGCTGCCGCGGTCGAGGAGATCGGCCCCGCGGTCGTGCTCTTCGTCCTCGCGGCGGTTGCGACCCTGACGCGGGAGATCATCAAGGACGTCGAGGACATCGAGGGCGATCGCGAGGAGGGATTAAACACGCTCCCGATCGCGATCGGCGAACGCCGGGCGCTGGTCGTCGCCGCCGTCCTGCTCGTGATAGCCGTCCTCGCGAGCCCCGTTCCGTTCCTCCGGGGCTACTTCGGCGTCCCGTATCTGCTGATCGTCGCCCCCGCTGACGCCGTCATGCTTTTCGCCGCCTACGAGAGCTTCGACGATCCGACCGCCAGTCAGTCGCGTCTCAAGTACGGGATGTTTCTCGCCGCGCTGGCGTTCATCGTCGGACGCGGCGCGCTCGAGATGCCCGGGCTCTGA
- a CDS encoding DUF7511 domain-containing protein, which translates to MTDPETSTPDEARSSTTPLELLSEDDRSWTAVPVDASGDDRVSKWLEIEDDVLCDLEEWR; encoded by the coding sequence ATGACTGACCCCGAGACCTCCACTCCGGACGAGGCACGATCCAGCACGACGCCCCTCGAGTTACTCTCCGAGGACGATCGGAGCTGGACCGCCGTGCCGGTGGATGCGAGCGGTGACGACCGGGTGAGCAAGTGGCTCGAGATCGAGGACGACGTCCTCTGTGATCTCGAGGAGTGGCGCTGA